CTTGCGAGAAAAGGACGAGCAGCGCGGCAGCCAGCGGGTACTTCCACAGCTGCTTTTGGCCCATCTCGTCATCCCAAGGGTGAAATTCCGCGGCTACTTCATCGTGGGCAAAAAGCTCGGTAAGCAGGTAGGCGCCCGCCACGGCGATAAAGGTCAGCGCGGCCGCGATAACCGCGTACATGAGCAGCTTAACCAAGGCCACCGACCAGCGGCGCGGGGTAGCCATAAACGTAATGGTCTGCGTACCAAAGCGGTACTCGGTGGTCACGATCATGATGGCCTGGATCATGAGCACGGGCAGGCCGAGGAACAATAGGAAAGACACCGCGCCATCCGAGGTGATAACCCCCATGCCCATCGCTGCCTCTTCAGGATTTTCTGCCGGCTTAGTCAAACGAGCATTGAGGATGGCCCAACCCCAGGCAAAGAAAAGGAAGATGAAGGTGGTCCACCAGAAGGAGCGGGTGGTGTGCAGCTTGGTCCATTCGGACTTCAAGGTATTCAGCATGGCGAATTAAACCTCCTGCTGGGTGGGTCGAGCGAACGGAGTGGCGGCGCCAGCGGTGCCAGCGATGCCCGGGTTGGGGGCGCCGCTGGAGCCGTGGTACTGGACGGCGTCGCCAGTAAGCTCCATGAAGGCATCCTCCAAGGAGGCGCGCTTGAGGCTGAGCTCATTAAGCGGCACCCCGGTGGAGTAGGCCAGCTGG
This genomic stretch from Corynebacterium tuberculostearicum harbors:
- a CDS encoding ABC transporter permease subunit; protein product: MLNTLKSEWTKLHTTRSFWWTTFIFLFFAWGWAILNARLTKPAENPEEAAMGMGVITSDGAVSFLLFLGLPVLMIQAIMIVTTEYRFGTQTITFMATPRRWSVALVKLLMYAVIAAALTFIAVAGAYLLTELFAHDEVAAEFHPWDDEMGQKQLWKYPLAAALLVLFSQGLGLLLRSTAGAVAIGLILFLGVDNLVATIPKVGSKLVNYMPFKSFQSWLLEMEPVDAPWKENWGFCLVFVAWAVILWGLGVLLLQKRDA